From the genome of Vulpes lagopus strain Blue_001 chromosome 2, ASM1834538v1, whole genome shotgun sequence, one region includes:
- the LOC121484772 gene encoding olfactory receptor 226-like, with protein sequence MRAPDNGSEVTEFILVGFPGPASFHAGLLALFSLAYALTVTENALIVAVIRVSPALHKPMYMFLGHLSFLELWYVSVTEPKMLLGLAAPRFRRISFAGCMAQLYFFLALACTECTLLGVMAYDRYVAICRPLRYPAVMSGRLCRLLAAGSWLSGFSVSLGKVFFISRLGYCGPNVMNHFFCDVSPLLNLACSDMSQAELVDFLLALLVLLGPLLLTVLSYGAIVSAVLRARSAAGRRKAFSTCASHLAVVLVFYSASLFIYARPRAIYAFNFNKLVSVVYTVLTPLLNPIIYCLRNREVKDALRKAAGRAAWALGARS encoded by the coding sequence ATGCGCGCCCCGGACAACGGCTCCGAGGTGACCGAGTTCATCCTGGTGGGCTTCCCGGGCCCGGCAAGCTTCCACGCGGGCCTGCTGGCGCTCTTCTCGCTGGCCTACGCGCTCACGGTCACGGAGAACGCGCTCATCGTGGCGGTGATCCGCGTCAGCCCCGCGCTGCACAAGCCCATGTACATGTTCCTGGGCCACCTGTCCTTCCTGGAGCTGTGGTACGTGTCGGTCACCGAGCCCAAGATGCTGCTGGGCCTGGCGGCGCCGCGCTTCCGGCGCATCTCGTTCGCGGGCTGCATGGCGCAGCTGTACTTCTTCCTGGCGCTGGCCTGCACCGAGTGCACGCTCCTGGGCGTCATGGCCTACGACCGCTACGTGGCCATCTGCCGCCCGCTGCGCTACCCGGCCGTCATGAGCGGCCGCCTCTGCCGCCTGCTGGCCGCCGGCTCGTGGCTCTCGGGCTTCAGCGTGTCGCTGGGGAAGGTCTTCTTCATCTCGCGCCTGGGCTACTGCGGCCCCAACGTCATGAACCACTTCTTCTGCGACGTGTCCCCGCTGCTGAACCTGGCGTGCTCCGACATGTCGCAGGCCGAGCTCGTGGACTTCCTCCTGgcgctgctggtgctgctgggccCGCTGCTGCTCACGGTGCTGTCCTACGGCGCCATCGTGAGCGCCGTGCTGCGCGCCCGCTCCGCCGCCGGCCGCCGCAAGGCCTTCTCCACCTGCGCCTCGCACCTGGCCGTGGTGCTCGTCTTCTACTCGGCCTCGCTCTTCATCTACGCCCGGCCCCGCGCCATCTACGCCTTCAACTTCAACAAGCTGGTGTCCGTGGTCTACACGGTGCTCACGCCGCTGCTCAACCCCATCATCTACTGCCTGCGGAACCGGGAGGTGAAGGACGCGCTGCGCAAGGCGGCCGGGAGGGCGGCCTGGGCCCTGGGCGCCCGGTCCTAG